TAACTCCGGTTTATATCTTTATGATCTTACTTTACCAACCACACCTGGTCAAGTTTGTCCATAAACTTTTTGGGGTCGGGAATGATACTGAAATAAGCGAAATCCTTGTTGAAACAAAGGGAATTATTCAAAGTTACCTGGTCGGTCTTTTTATAGAATTTGCCATTATCGCCCTCTTAAATTCGGTAGGACTTTTGATAATCGGAATAGATTACGCGATTCTGCTTGGCATTACCGGAGCACTCCTGAATGTGATTCCCTACCTGGGAGCAATGATCGCAGTGTCGATCTATATGGTGATCGCCTTAGTCACCAAAACCCCCGTTTACTTATTTTATATTCTGATACTTTATGGCTTTGTCCAGTTTATAGACAACAACTTCATTGTTCCCAAAATCATCGGATCAAAGGTGAAACTCAATGCGCTTATTTCCCTTATGGCTGTGATCTTCGGAGCCGCTTTATGGGGCATACCAGGCATGTTTCTTTCGATTCCTGCCGTAGCCATCATCAAACTCGTTTTTGACCGCATAGAGCCGCTAAAAGCCTGGGGATTTTTGCTGGGAGAAATTTTATCCCCAAAACTAAAAAAAGATGAATTCCCGATCCCCCCCCCTATTCAAAATCTGTGAATCATGTAATTTTTTACCCGAGTTATGTAATACTTCCCTGCTTGTGATCAGGTACCTTCATTCATCAACCAAACTCTTAGCACAAACATTCACAAGGTCCCGGCCCGGGCAACTACAGTAATTCCGCCTGTATCGAACCTCTTTATTAACCTAATTTTACCCCAAAAGGGCAGAAGTCCAAACCTTCTGCCCTTTCTTCTAATCCCTTTAACTATCACTCCGAAATGGAAAATACTGAACTTGAAAAATCGAAAGTCTTTATCATTGTTGAGATCATTGAATACATTTCGAACTCGGTAGTGATTAAAACAATCATCAGAAAAACAACCGGAAATGTGAGCGCAGTCTCTTTTGACTCAGGAGAGGCCTTAACAGAGAGAAGCTCCGCCTACGACAATTTCATCCATGTGATTGACGGAAAAGCTGAAATATTAATAGATGGAACATCTCATTTACTTGAAACCGGGGATTCAATCATCATACCTGCCAATCACCGCAATACCATAAAGGCTAACGTACGATTCAAAATGCTCTCAACGATTATCAAAAGCGGATACGAAGATGTGAGCTGAGCGGGATATATTAGAAATTTATAAACATAAAATTGTTTTAAAATAGAACAATTTTATGTTTCATATTCAAACATTTTATATATTTGTTGGATAGAAAACAAACCGATCATCCAACAATGAATCAGCCTCTCTCCCCCCAACAAATCGGTCAGCGAATCGCCCGTCTCCGCAAGAAAAGGGGATTTTCGCAGGAAGACCTGGCGCGTGAAATGAAAATTTCACGGCCCTCGCTCGCACAGATCGAGCGGGGCAATCGCAACCTGACCGTTGTCGAATTGCAAACGCTGTCGTTTATCCTGCGGTTTTCACTGAATGAATTTGTGGCGGAGGAAAGCAAAACCGAAACGGAGAATATTTTGCAGGAACCTGTCGCAGTCTATGCGTTAAAAGAGCGGATTTCCACACCTCAACTGAATGAGGTTAAGTTTAAAAACGTACTGCTTTACCTGCTGGAACGCTGCGCAGGCAAACCCAACCTGGACGAAACCGTCCTCGCCCGGCTACTCTATTTCTGCGACTTCAACCATTACGAAATGTATGAAGAGCAACTGACCGGAGCTACGTACCGCAAAGTACCTTACGGCCCCGTGCCCGAAGAAATGGATACGATCATCGGGCAGATGATCGCCGCCGCACAAATACAAAAACTCAAAACCACCTATCAGGGGCGCACCCTGACCCGGTACATTCCGCTGGAAAAAGCCGACCTCACTACCCTGAAAGCCAGCGAGGCGGATATCATAGACAAAATCATTCTGCAAATGGGGGACTGGCCCATCCATCGCATCCACGATTATTTGCAGGCAGATAAACCCTGGAAAGCCAGCGCAGATTATGAGCCTGTCGATTATGAATTAGTTTTTTACAGAAAGCCGCCTTATACCGTGAGAACTTATCCGGAAGAAAATGAACAGGATATTATTTGAGGAAGTTCCGGAATTCAGGAAAGACCTGAAACATCTACTGAAAAAGTACCGGACACTGGAGGAGGATTTGGCAGTAGTAAAAAAAGTCCTGAATGACGAACCCGAAGAGAACCCTCCTTTCAGCTTCCGGATCAATGGTCTGGGCACAGAAACCTGCGTGATCAAAGTAAAAAAAATCGCCTGCAAAGCCCTGAAGGGCAAAGGCGTCAACAGCGGCCTTCGGTTGATCTATGCGTGGTTTCCGGAGGAGGAGCGCATCGTTTTCATCGAAATTTACCACAAAAGCGAAAAGGAGCGCGAAGATCGGGGGAGGATATTGGGGTGGGGATAAAAATGTTCTTTTTTAAACCATTATTTTGTGATAAATTAGAACATTTTGCATATTTAAGACTCACTGACAACCCTTTCTATGAATACCCTCTCCCTCCAACAAATCGGTCAGCGGATTACAAATCTCCGTAAACAAAGGGGATTTTCGCAGGAAGAACTGGCACGTGAAATGAAAATTTCACGGCCCTCTCTCGCCAAAATCGAACGGGGCAATCGCAACCTGACCGTTGTCGAGTTGCAGACCCTGTCGTTGATCCTGCGGTTTTCTCTGGATGAATTTGTAGCGGAGCAAAGCAAAACCGAAACGGAGAATATTTTACAGGAGCCTGTCGCAGTCTATGCGGCAAAAGAGCGGATTTCCACACCTCAACTGAATGAGGTTAAGTTTAAAAACGTACTGCTTTACCTGCTGGAACGCTGCGCAGGCAAACCCAATGTGGACGAAACCGTCCTCGCGCGGCTACTCTATTTCTGCGACTTCAACCATTACGAAATGTATGAAGAGCAACTGACCGGGGCTACCTATCGCAAAGTACCGTACGGCCCCGTGCCCGAAGAAATGGATACGATCATCGGGCAGATGATCGCCGCCGCACAAATTCAAAAACTCAAAACCACCTATCAGGGGCGCACTCTGACCCGGTACATTCCGCTGGAAAAAGCCGACCTCACCACCATGAAAGCCAGCGAGGCGGATATCATAGACCAGGTCATCAATCGGATGAGCGAATGTACCGCCGAGTCGATCACTTCGTATGCGCAGGGGGATTTACCCTGGGAAGTAACTGAGAATGGGCAAGAAATAAAATACAACCTCGCTTTTTACCGGGAAACCCCATATGCAATCAGGGTTTATGACGAAGATACAACCGAAGATTGAGTTATGAGGTTTGAAACACTCCCAGGGTTTGACAAAGATTTTAAAAGACTTCAAAAAAAATATCGAAGCCTGGAGTCTGATATAGAGACCATGAAAATCCTACTCAAATCCAGGCCCAATGCCCGTCCGCCATTTAGCTTTAGAGTTGATAATCTGGGCATTGATACTCCTATTATCAAAGTGAAAAAAATCGCCAGCGACAGCCTGAAAGGCAAAGGCGTCAACAGCGGCCTCCGCCTGATCTACGCGTGGTTTCCCGAAGAGGAGCGCATCGTTTTCATCGAAATTTACCACAAAAGCGAAAAGGAGCGCGAAGATCAGGGGAGGATATTGGGGTGGTTGGGGTAGTGGGATTTACAGAAATTATCCCCTAAAAATACAATCCCTATGATATTCCAAGAACTCCTTTTTAGGATTATATTTCTGTGGACTCATTATTCTAGTACCAGCGAGATGAGAAAAATATCTTGAATAATAGTCCTTGTTTTCTTTTTCCTTAAGCACGGAAGAAGTTAGTATTTCAAACTTGTCATTGATACCAATATACCCTTTGTCAAAGGCCTTATCATACAAAGCTGATAAACAGATACCGTTTTCAGGGTTTAGGCGTTCCTCTTCATTTTTTGACCAGGGTACAATATGACTCGCGACAAGTAAGTCAGGAATGTCAATTCCGGAAATAGCACATTTACCGGAATAATTTACAACCACGACCTGACGGAAAAAGCTTTGATTGACTCTGACTTTCACTTCCCGGAGTCTCGTTTCACCCTTTAAATTTTTGAGATCGCTAAGTATTGGTTCAAATTTAGCTTCTAAAGTTTGATTCTCCATTTCGGCTAAAATTCTTTCGCTTTCAAAAACTAATTTCTCCTTGTCATCGATAAATTCATTCCATATAGGCTCAACTTGTTTTCTTCCACCAGACATCCCATGTATGCCTCTTTTCTGATGATAAGGGTCAACATGTGCGAAGTTTGCCAAGCGTATTGCCACAGCGTTTGATGTCCGTCCCAGAATACTAGCCAATTTTATTACTTCTGGGGTACGCCTATCCAGTTTTCCAAAAGGAAGCTTCATATAAAGATTAAAGGCGAGGATGAGTTCATTGCGTGTCCAAAGGTTTGTTGCCATATAACCTGCTTCAATCAATTTGCCAAATACGCTTCTTCGCGGTTTCGGACACTCATTTTATTTACAATTCTTGTATCCCATTCCTGGTTAACCTGTATCGCAGTTATCTTAACTATCACGTCAATTGGCTCCATAACATTGTCATTAATCAGTCCAATATATATCTTTCCAGTAAGGGGGGATTTCATTTGTGAGGCATCATTAACGACATCTCCTTGTTTATACTGGTAATAAGTATTTCCTGATTTGAAAAGTAAAACATTCTCCCAGTCTGTAATAAAACGGTATTTTACATTATCTTCTCCTTGCACTTTACTAAAGACGTTTAAACCATAAAGT
The DNA window shown above is from Bacteroidia bacterium and carries:
- a CDS encoding cupin domain-containing protein, which translates into the protein MENTELEKSKVFIIVEIIEYISNSVVIKTIIRKTTGNVSAVSFDSGEALTERSSAYDNFIHVIDGKAEILIDGTSHLLETGDSIIIPANHRNTIKANVRFKMLSTIIKSGYEDVS
- a CDS encoding DUF4065 domain-containing protein, producing MNQPLSPQQIGQRIARLRKKRGFSQEDLAREMKISRPSLAQIERGNRNLTVVELQTLSFILRFSLNEFVAEESKTETENILQEPVAVYALKERISTPQLNEVKFKNVLLYLLERCAGKPNLDETVLARLLYFCDFNHYEMYEEQLTGATYRKVPYGPVPEEMDTIIGQMIAAAQIQKLKTTYQGRTLTRYIPLEKADLTTLKASEADIIDKIILQMGDWPIHRIHDYLQADKPWKASADYEPVDYELVFYRKPPYTVRTYPEENEQDII
- a CDS encoding AI-2E family transporter, whose translation is MKTRVQLPLYAKASILIVGLYFLVSILAIARDLILPFIYGTISAVLLSPTVDFMVRKRINRVISVVIVLSITLLILLAIIGLLSSQASRLMDALPQLMQKFQDLVHATVTWTSGYFNISTREINTWISNSMSEFINNSSSRIGITLSTMGGVLATVFITPVYIFMILLYQPHLVKFVHKLFGVGNDTEISEILVETKGIIQSYLVGLFIEFAIIALLNSVGLLIIGIDYAILLGITGALLNVIPYLGAMIAVSIYMVIALVTKTPVYLFYILILYGFVQFIDNNFIVPKIIGSKVKLNALISLMAVIFGAALWGIPGMFLSIPAVAIIKLVFDRIEPLKAWGFLLGEILSPKLKKDEFPIPPPIQNL
- a CDS encoding HNH endonuclease, which gives rise to MATNLWTRNELILAFNLYMKLPFGKLDRRTPEVIKLASILGRTSNAVAIRLANFAHVDPYHQKRGIHGMSGGRKQVEPIWNEFIDDKEKLVFESERILAEMENQTLEAKFEPILSDLKNLKGETRLREVKVRVNQSFFRQVVVVNYSGKCAISGIDIPDLLVASHIVPWSKNEEERLNPENGICLSALYDKAFDKGYIGINDKFEILTSSVLKEKENKDYYSRYFSHLAGTRIMSPQKYNPKKEFLEYHRDCIFRG
- a CDS encoding DUF4065 domain-containing protein, whose translation is MNTLSLQQIGQRITNLRKQRGFSQEELAREMKISRPSLAKIERGNRNLTVVELQTLSLILRFSLDEFVAEQSKTETENILQEPVAVYAAKERISTPQLNEVKFKNVLLYLLERCAGKPNVDETVLARLLYFCDFNHYEMYEEQLTGATYRKVPYGPVPEEMDTIIGQMIAAAQIQKLKTTYQGRTLTRYIPLEKADLTTMKASEADIIDQVINRMSECTAESITSYAQGDLPWEVTENGQEIKYNLAFYRETPYAIRVYDEDTTED